The genomic interval CCCggggcagagcccagcccagTTATCATCACAAAGAGCTGCATTtctccagtgctgctggagctggagctgcaggcaggcagtggTCATGCCAAGAGGATTGTCCTGGCTGTGGTCAGAGGATGGACACAAGTTTCTCAgcagtgcaggagcagggatgttgctgaaggcagagggaaaaagggCCAAAgtgcaaaaacaaacaaacaaacaaaaaaagggctGGAGAGGTAAGCTGGAAGGAGGGAATTGGCTTTTCCTGCCCCACCAGGTCACAGGTTGAGGCCAGGTTTGAGGAGGCAGCCGGGTCACCTCCTGCAGACCTGGAGCAGCCAAATGCTGCACTGGGGGTTGTCCCTGGtgccagagctctgctcagTGTGCCGGGCAGGCACCAtccctggttctgctgctgcttccttctcccTGGCAGCTGTGCCAGTCAGAAAACACCCTGCTCCAGCAAAGCCACCATCACCTCGTTGCCTTCCAGCTCGAGTCCAAGCTCGGTCACAGCTGGGATACCACAGCAGTGCCATGTTGGCTCTTCCCACCTCCTGGGAGGCTCAGGTCCATGTTTCTTGTTCTCTTTGGTGAGTGGTTGCTACACGTCGGTGGAGAAATCCATCAtgctggaggagagaggagaggggctggagtggGAGGCAAAGGGTCCCAATCGGGAAGCAATAGGAGGTGTGGAGAAATATTCAGAGTGGGAAGAGGGCCTTTTGtcaaaaataaatggaaaaggaCATCCCTGTTTGTGGGACATCACTGTGTGTGGATGGGAAACCTGGAAGCTGATCTGAGTGTAGATGATGCTCACCTCTGCTCTCAcctgggttttggggtgtcCCAAAGAGGGGCAGACTGAGACCTCCTCCAAAGTGGGGCTTGGTCCATGAAGGACAGAAGTGCCAGGGCAGCCCAACCTATGGCTCTCAGCTACATTGGTTCTGTTTCCAGGTGAAATGCTTCATTATTTTGGAgctagatgagctttaaggtcccttctaaccctagccatcctatgattctgtgattttttttctttaaacaaaccTTAAATTGAAAAATTGGGCAAAATTGTTCCTTTTGACTTGgagcttttcttttgttctgaaggAACAGCCCAGGCCAAGCAGCCCTTTCCCCTGCTGAGCTCTAGAGCTGGATTGCCTGACGTGGGAGCTGGTTGAGTGCCTGGGCTAGTGAGAGGTGGCTTCTCCTTGCTGGCTGTGATGCAGCTCATCTCCAGCAGAACATTTGCTGTTGCACCTCCTGGGGCATCACCCACCTCAGTTCTTTACGAAGGTCGTTGTGTTGTCTGTCCAGAAATTGGTTCTTAACCCACTGGGGGACGTCGGGGACGTACCAGGCTGCGATCAGCTTGACACAGAGAGCCACGTGCTGCCCAAAGCAGAGGGGGCACCCCGGGGGGGTTAATGATCCCAGCCCAGCTTCCCTCTCATCatcccagcctcctcctgcctccgCGGGTGCTCACCTCAAAGAGGATGAGGAAGGCAAGCCGGGCTGCAAAGATGTGCCAGAACTGGGCCGTGTAGCTGTAGTCATCGGGGTTCCGGTAATCCCGGtacctgcagcacagccccatcGGTGCCAGCCCAGGATCCCCCCGTGCAGGGCAGAGCCCCCCGCCCTTGCCTTCCACTGTGGGGGGCCAAGAGGAACCCTGGAGGGGGCTTCCTCCTCGTGGTGCCACCAAGCCCTGCCCTGCCATCGTTCCCCAGCCACAGGCTGGATGTCCCGGTGAGGGGCACGCACGGGCTGCTGGTACCTGCACTCCTTGATCTCCTCCCTGACAAAGTCTGGCAGCGTTTTGGGAACTTTTGTGTGGGGCTCGAAGTCCTGGATGCGGAAGATGGAGAGGCTGTGGTTGATGTAACCAGTTGTGCAGCTgtgggggagaagagggggtCTGCACCTCAGCCTGAAGGGAAAGGGGGCTGGGATCTGCCCCCATCaaatgctgcagctcctgcctctttCTAGGGGGTGTAAAGTCCTCTGAGGGCTACAAAGGCCATCTGCCCATGGCTTTCTTTCCCAGGGTGTCCCTGGTGTGTGGTGCCCCAGGTGACTGTGGTGTGGTTGAGCACAGACTGCAGCCCCCCATtctggggagggcagcagcacccacctgggGCTCACCCTCACCCTCCCTTGCTGTCCCTTAGCACAAAACCCGGGAGAAAGGAATTTCTCTGAGACTTCTGCCCAGTTGGACTGAGCCTGGCAGTGAGCCAAGgcctggaggggacagggaagggatcACGAGCAGGCACCAGGCAGTGTGGCAGCTCCCAGCATCCCGGTCACCCACACACGGGGACAGAGTGAGTGGGAGGCCgctggggatgctggagatAGAAAATCCTCTCCTATCTCTGCAGCCCACCATGAGGGACCACCCAGTGCCACTGTTTCTGCACCGGTGGCACCAAGGCAGGCAGGGGGCTGGCAGCACTCACTCCATGTCCGTGTTGttccccagcaggcaggggctgtaCAGGTACTTGTAGACCTGCACAGGGATGAAGTCGGAGGTGATGGCAATCACCAGCCCGTTCCCGATCACAGCCAGGATCCCGATGGCCTCCAGGACCTGCAGCCAGATCCCTGCGGGAGAGGAGTGGGAATGAGGCCCCTCTCACTGCTCACCACCCCAGCTCAGGGACAGGTTTGGCGTGGGCAGGAGGGGTCCCGGGAGGTGAGTTCcaagggatgctgagggtctCCGTGGTGGGGAAGGGTCCTGAAGGCCCCAGCTCACCGATGTCGTTGGCTTTGCGTGGCACCATGCGCCGGCACAGCCGCCTCATCTTGATGGCATCCAGGCGGATCTCCAGCAGGTTGTTGCAGAAAGCCAGGAGTGGGGCCAGGGGAAAGGCAGCGACAAAAATGGTGGTGAAGCTGTACTGGATGActgcagagggaggaaaggCTGGGTGCTGGTGTGGAGCCACCCCAGAGGGGACACCCCAGCTGCTGACAGGGCTTGTCCTGCTTTGTGGATGCTGCCAGAGGGGCCTCGCAGGGGTGGAAGGGGGAGACAGAGCTGCCATGGGGACCCCCACAGGGGACCCCCACCTGTCCCAGGGCTGTAGGAGAGGGGGATCTGCGGGGGCACTGGTTGGGGTAGCAGGGCAGAGGGACCGCCCTGTGGGCCATCACAGGGACGCTCCTGGCAGGAGAGGAAGGTCCTGGGCAGAGGCCCAAGGCCAGCAGAGTTTCCTGCTCTCTCTTGTTTTGGGAATGATCTCCCTGGTGTGCCAGAGCTCttagagcagggctgggaataGAGCTGGGTCTTGGAGCTTTCCCTTGCCTACTCATGGGCTCCACAGCATCAGGCTCTCTCCAGCCAAGCAGGGCACAGGGGGCTGCACCCACCATCCCTCCTCACTTGACCCCCTGCCCTACGTACCCATCTCCAAGAACTCATCAAACAAGCTGAAGATGTTGACCTCGTTGAGCTGATAGTTGCTCAACCACTGCCTTTTGCAGGggtcctcatcctcctcttcctctcctaaCATCATCTTTCTCTTCCTGGGGCGCCACTGCTGCTTGCAGAGCTTGCACTTCACCCAGCTGCCAGGGGAGAGAGGGGTTTGCACGGCTGGGCTGCTGCCAGTGCCAGCCCTGGAGACCTgagcaaggagaaggaggaatCCTCGGCCCTGAAGACCACCTGGGCAGCTGTCCTGAatctgcaggagcagcagggagtaCCCTGCGGGCTGGAGGAAAGCTTACGGGATGAGATACTCCATCATGTTGCTGATGGTCTGCTTGAGCAGCATGACGATGGCCATCTGGATGAAGAGGTCGGAGATGCAGCCGCTGGGGTGGCACTGcaaagggaggagaggacaggacaggacaggggtTGTTCCCACCAGCAGCATGGCCTGGACCCGGGGGCTGCTTGGCCAAGGcgggtgctgcaggaggaagcTCAGgttcccagagctctgctgggcagcagggaaaggaagagcaggagtTGTGTGGGGTCAGCTTCATGGCAGGTccctcacctcctccagcctccaCTTGCCCGCGATGCGCACATAGTTGCCCGGGTGGCCATTGATCCTGCGTGAGGAAGCAGCATCAGGGATACCTGCTGAGCACCACTGTGGACCCCTTGGGACcaaggggcaggggcaggatgGAGGGCATCACCCCCCAGGCACTGGTGGAGCAGAAGGGGCTTCCCCCACCCACCATGCCCATGGGGAAAAGACGTGGCCCTCCTGAGGTCCCAAATGTGGTCCCTGTGCCTGGAGGGGACTGGGGAGGGTTGGGGGTGTCAGCCCCAAGGCTGGGCTCCCTCTGCTCACCCCCAGCCAACACTCACCGTCCCAGGAAAAAGGCCACATAGATGAGAGAAGAGAAGTTTGTGAAGAACTGGAAGGTGAAGATCTTCACGGTGAAGTTGTTCTCCCGCTGGGAGAAGGTCCGTGGTTTCTCTGGAAAAGGGAACAAGGCCCAGGGGCTTGATCACAGCATGGTGGGAccttgccctgctctgcctgggttGCCACAGCAGCTCCTTGAGGGCTGGAAGGGTATCTCTGCCTCTCATGAAaccttctctgcctttcccctgaGCCCTTTGATGGACCTGAGCCCAACCTTGCAGGATTCCTTAGAGCCCTGAGCTGGGGGATAAGGGGCCCTTCACTGGGATAAAAAACCtgtcctgagctctgctgcagctgtgatggctttctgctcttcagccCCGTTGGGTCACTGTCCCTCCAAAGTGTAGGGTGGCAGTGGGACAGCCACCTGGCAGCCTGTGGGCCACAGATGGGGTTGTGTGTTGGAGGGTGCTGAACTCCCACGGGGACCTGAGTGTCAGGAGCTGCTTGGGAGATGCTTGGTGGTGATTGATGAAGGGACCAGGGGGCTGTCTGTGCTCGGGGCTCAGGGGGGGGCTGTGCTGtcaccctggggtgctgctgggcagctcagTGTGGGTGCGGGTGGGAGACAGGTTCCCCTTACCCAGGTCACAGAGGAAGAGGGCCACGTGCCTGTTGACCTGCGGGAGAGAGATGCGACACGAGAGGGGAGGCTCCAGGGTGGAAAAAGCCAGGAGAAGACCTTCTGCCCACCCCACGCCTCACACAGCACCTTGGTCATGATGACAATGGTGATGTAGTGCAGCACAGCCCCCGTCACCATGGCCACCATGTTGGCCTGCTCACGGACAAACTCAAAGGGGCTCTGGGTGAAGAGGGCCGTGGCGATCACCCGGTAAATGACGAGGGCGTGGGCGATGCCGATCATCACCGCGATCTGCcgaggggggcaggggggtggtCAGGAGCTGCATCCTGCCTGAGCAGCACCTTCAAACCCTGCACCAGAGCTCATCTCGACTGCAAGCCGGTGCTCTCCAGGGGAGGATGAGAGGTTCACCAGGTGGGCATCTCCACCAGAACCCTCTCCCTGGGGTCACCCCGTCACCACGCACCatcaccagcaccagcagcagtaTGATGGTGCTGCGGAAGTAGGAGTGCTGGTACTGCCGGGGCTCGTGCTGCAAGTTGTTGATCAGGTCTATAGCCAGTTCCTCCTGAAAAACAGCAGTAAGCAAATTATAATCAAAAAACACGAAAGAAAGGatccagcagagcagtgccCCCCGGTCCAGGGGTTGTTGTGTTAATGGATATGGGATGAGCAGCACCAGGGGACAGGGATGAACACCCAACCCACAACAGTGTGGCCAGTTCTGACTGGGTTCAAGCCCTTGTGCAGGTGGAGAGGTGGCTAGCAATGGAGAGAGGTGGCTAGCAATGGAGAGAGGTGGCTAGCACCTGCCTAGCTTTCTGCAGGGCTCTCTCTCTGCCAGGGCTCTCCCAGGACTGTCAGATTTTGGCTTTGCTGTTGGTTTAAGTGTAAAGTGATATTTAAGAAAACCAAGCTGGGCAAAGGGGTCCCCCCGTGTTGTGTCTTCTCTGCAGGTCCATCTGACAAGGAGAGCACAAGGCAGGAGAGGGACAGCCTCACCTCATCCTCATCCCACCGGTACAGGTCCCAGTCAGTGACCACCGTGgctctctgccttttccacAGCTCCAGGAACACGGTAgctgagggaggaaggagagagcaCTGTGACACTTGGGGGTAGCTCTGGACACTCCTCTTACACCCAACCAGATGGCAAATCAGCCTGGGCTGACTCTGAGGGACAGCAACCCCTTCTGTGCCCCCCAGGGAGGAGCCCAGACATGCAGAGGTGAGTGCTGGGCCCCaggtggggatggaggtgggtgggtggtgggtgggtttctgctggagctgcagtgtCTGCAGGGGGTTTGGCAGCTGGGGTGGGCATGGTTACAGGGTGCCAGGCAGCCACACTGTTCTGGAACACTGACAAATTTATACACCTTCCCAGTGGAGCAGGAGCCTGCACTGCACCCCAGCATTGCTGCAAACCCAGGTACAGCCACCCCTTCATCTTAATATGGGCTTCCCAAGCTCGTCCCTGTGTGAACCAGCCCACAGGGACACACCAGCCCATGTCCCTGACCCACCCAGACCACGACAATTCCACCTGCAGTGGTGTTTGTAACTGAAAGGTTGTGGTAAAGCCACACAAGGTGTGTAGCTGACGATGGGAccaccccagagctctgctctgctctgcttgttacccagcagctgagagctgatggagcaatctgggaggggTAATGAGGGCTCTGGTggtccctcctgcctgcagctgccaccACTTAACAGGCAGCTGCTAGAAAAGCCCCcctggaggggctgctgggggctctgcaggaggctgggctgggggaggaggaggaggaaaggctCTCAGGCAGGAGAGGTAAGGAGTGTttggggagctggagggaatTGCTGGGATGATTTTGTGCCTCATCTAGAAGCTGATGGCACTGGAAGAAGAGGAGATAAGGACTAAAAAGCCTCTGGCCAGTGAAGCTGTGCTGGTGTCCTGTTTTCCTCCACCTACTTTCCCCCTAAGCTCCAGGGAGCTTCTCCCTCTTCCAAGGTGTGTGTGCTTGCCACCAGAACATTGACACTTACCCCAGATGGCCATGAACATGGCAAACAAAACTGTCCCCTCGTTGTCAATCATATGAGTGACCTGGGGAAGATCAAGGAAGAGCAGTGATGGAGGCAGGGGCTCTGGCATCTATGGAGAGGACTCTGTGCTCAGTGGTCTTCTTGACACCCTGGTGCCCTCTGATGCAAGtagggtgctgcaggagggcaAAATGCAGGAAGGAAGAGGGCACTGGGATGTGGTACACAGTTCCTTGGTGGTGATGGAGACTGTGGTGTTACCTCCTCACGCAGCTCAGGGGAGGTTTCTTGCAAGCTGTAGCCAGCTTGCTGGGGtggcttttccttctgctggtaTGGGAAGAGCCCAGCCTGGGAGTGTCTGTCTGGGGGAGGGTGCTGCCTACCTTGGCATAGGTGCAGGTGTCAGAGAGCAGCCAGAATGGGCACTGCTGGTCACAGAGCGGGCACatgatggtggtggtggcctCACAGATCTCCTTGCTGGAGAGGCAGGGGTGGAGGGAGCTCAgagggcaggggcagcagctcACAGCCACGCGTGCAGCAAAGCTGGGTAAGCAGGGTGGGCTCTCAGCATTCCCAAGTGCCTTACCTCACCTGGCTGGAATTGAAGGTAGTAATCCCAGCTATGAAGACCACCAGCCCCGCCGCGGCAGCGAATCCCAGGAGGTAGGTGTACCAGCCCAGCCAGGCAAAGTACAGAGCCACCTTCTCCCCAAAATAGCACCTGGAAGGAAAGGTGAGAGGTGGTTTGTGGCCACAGAGAGCCAAGCTGCAGTCGGTGCCTGCAGGTTTTATGaatgctgggctgggggcagatCTGAGGCTGTGGGGTGCAGTGTTCCTCACACCAGAACAATTCCCCCTCCTGggctcagctgtgtccctgcagagctctcctgctCCACTCTTGTGGTGCCACCATCTCAGAATTTCTGCTGTGGGGAAGAGGGATGGAGGCACGGGTAGGAAATAATGGTAACTGCTGACTGATGGACCTGCCTCCCCTCCTGGATTCCAGAGGAATTAACTTGGAAGAACTTGCCCAGGAAGAGTTAGTTTGCTTCCCCTTTTACAAGAAGAGCTGTGCTCTTTCCCTGAGTTTAAGGTGGTTGtgggagctctgtgctgcccttAATGCCCCAAGCCAAGCCTCAGGCTGGCTGTGCTGCCCTGGTGCCCTCTTCCCACCTTGATTCCCCTCTAAAAGGGGAAAGCTGTGATGGAATAGGAAACGGGCTAATTAAACCCGTGCAGCTCCAGGGGTTGTTTGACCCTGCAAAGCTGGCAGCTGGAGCTTGGTGCCATGGGATACCCATTCACTAAGAACTTTGGTGGCTTCAGAAGGAGCCCAATACTTCTGAGAAGATCTAGGTGCAAACTGattgtttaaaagaaaacacaggagcCTGGCAAAGGGTGTACAGCTCTCTGGGTTTCTCTGGGACCTCTTGCTTGGAAGGATCTGCTGGGCCTCTTCAGCCTGTGTTACCTGATCTTCTCAATTGGCTGTGGGCAAAATATTTCACTCCAGCGAGCCCAGTGCTCCTTTAGGaattcccttttctcttctttctggagagcagagaagctGGTTGGGTACAGGAATATTAGGGCAACCTAATCCTCATCCCCCTCCCAGGTTGCTGCCAGGAGCCCACTCGTGCCCCTCATCCAGGAGGTCTCGATGCAGCCCTGGTCACCCAATGGTATCTTCCCACACCATCTTGCTCCTCCACCTCTCCTGAATTTTCCTCCCTGGCACCCatgtgctcagcctcacctcgTGCAGGGGAAACATCGCTTCAAAGACCTTCTTCTTCATCAGGTCACGCAGCTTCTCTGGTGGCAGAGCAGAATGGAGAGGATTAGTGAAGCTTTGCTCCCACCCCATGTGCTCCCTGACAGGTAGAATCACCCCAAACCTATTCTAAGCTGCACTCTgactttctctccctctccacatCCTACCCGGGGGaaagaggaggcagctgggggtgCCCCTGCCCACCAGGGGCAGGAGCTTTGCTGCAGGACCAGGCTGAGCATCACCCttggtgtccctgtccccttaCCAAGGTCGGGTGTCACCGTGTTCTGCAGGATGAAGTTCACGATGCGTATCCTGAGCAAGGAGAAACTGTGGTTAgaggctgctctggggagacaGTTGTGTTGTGTGGccctggagaagagggagggggaagagacagggaggtggctgtggacagggaggaggtggcAACTTGGCAGGTAGAGGTTGCTTTCTGAGGAGAATGAAGAGCCTGGCAcaacagcagctgagctggaaagtggctgctgctgtggaaaaGTCCACTGGAAGATCCTGGAAGTTCAGGGaccctgctcagcacccac from Heliangelus exortis chromosome 18, bHelExo1.hap1, whole genome shotgun sequence carries:
- the ANO9 gene encoding anoctamin-9 isoform X3; translated protein: MQDEILLTPWRRFSDEDIEQFTPREEEKWDFVLVSDIHQVGSEKEMKRKKFLDELRKKGFIIKKIEDRKVFYGVRAPKQIFWKYQRLLRKPNSRLQSPSDSQEIPVTTRATQHNCLPRAASNHSFSLLRIRIVNFILQNTVTPDLEKLRDLMKKKVFEAMFPLHEKEEKREFLKEHWARWSEIFCPQPIEKIRCYFGEKVALYFAWLGWYTYLLGFAAAAGLVVFIAGITTFNSSQVSKEICEATTTIMCPLCDQQCPFWLLSDTCTYAKVTHMIDNEGTVLFAMFMAIWATVFLELWKRQRATVVTDWDLYRWDEDEEELAIDLINNLQHEPRQYQHSYFRSTIILLLVLVMIAVMIGIAHALVIYRVIATALFTQSPFEFVREQANMVAMVTGAVLHYITIVIMTKVNRHVALFLCDLEKPRTFSQRENNFTVKIFTFQFFTNFSSLIYVAFFLGRINGHPGNYVRIAGKWRLEECHPSGCISDLFIQMAIVMLLKQTISNMMEYLIPWVKCKLCKQQWRPRKRKMMLGEEEEDEDPCKRQWLSNYQLNEVNIFSLFDEFLEMVIQYSFTTIFVAAFPLAPLLAFCNNLLEIRLDAIKMRRLCRRMVPRKANDIGIWLQVLEAIGILAVIGNGLVIAITSDFIPVQVYKYLYSPCLLGNNTDMDCTTGYINHSLSIFRIQDFEPHTKVPKTLPDFVREEIKECRYRDYRNPDDYSYTAQFWHIFAARLAFLILFEHDGFLHRRVATTHQREQETWT
- the ANO9 gene encoding anoctamin-9 isoform X2, with protein sequence MQDEILLTPWRRFSDEDIEQFTPREEEKWDFVLVSDIHQVGSEKEMKRKKFLDELRKKGFIIKKIEDRKVFYGVRAPKQIFWKYQRLLRKPNSRLQSPSDSQEIPVTTRIRIVNFILQNTVTPDLEKLRDLMKKKVFEAMFPLHEKEEKREFLKEHWARWSEIFCPQPIEKIRCYFGEKVALYFAWLGWYTYLLGFAAAAGLVVFIAGITTFNSSQVSKEICEATTTIMCPLCDQQCPFWLLSDTCTYAKVTHMIDNEGTVLFAMFMAIWATVFLELWKRQRATVVTDWDLYRWDEDEEELAIDLINNLQHEPRQYQHSYFRSTIILLLVLVMIAVMIGIAHALVIYRVIATALFTQSPFEFVREQANMVAMVTGAVLHYITIVIMTKVNRHVALFLCDLEKPRTFSQRENNFTVKIFTFQFFTNFSSLIYVAFFLGRINGHPGNYVRIAGKWRLEECHPSGCISDLFIQMAIVMLLKQTISNMMEYLIPWVKCKLCKQQWRPRKRKMMLGEEEEDEDPCKRQWLSNYQLNEVNIFSLFDEFLEMVIQYSFTTIFVAAFPLAPLLAFCNNLLEIRLDAIKMRRLCRRMVPRKANDIGIWLQVLEAIGILAVIGNGLVIAITSDFIPVQVYKYLYSPCLLGNNTDMDCTTGYINHSLSIFRIQDFEPHTKVPKTLPDFVREEIKECRYRDYRNPDDYSYTAQFWHIFAARLAFLILFEHVALCVKLIAAWYVPDVPQWVKNQFLDRQHNDLRKELSMMDFSTDV
- the ANO9 gene encoding anoctamin-9 isoform X1, with the translated sequence MQDEILLTPWRRFSDEDIEQFTPREEEKWDFVLVSDIHQVGSEKEMKRKKFLDELRKKGFIIKKIEDRKVFYGVRAPKQIFWKYQRLLRKPNSRLQSPSDSQEIPVTTRATQHNCLPRAASNHSFSLLRIRIVNFILQNTVTPDLEKLRDLMKKKVFEAMFPLHEKEEKREFLKEHWARWSEIFCPQPIEKIRCYFGEKVALYFAWLGWYTYLLGFAAAAGLVVFIAGITTFNSSQVSKEICEATTTIMCPLCDQQCPFWLLSDTCTYAKVTHMIDNEGTVLFAMFMAIWATVFLELWKRQRATVVTDWDLYRWDEDEEELAIDLINNLQHEPRQYQHSYFRSTIILLLVLVMIAVMIGIAHALVIYRVIATALFTQSPFEFVREQANMVAMVTGAVLHYITIVIMTKVNRHVALFLCDLEKPRTFSQRENNFTVKIFTFQFFTNFSSLIYVAFFLGRINGHPGNYVRIAGKWRLEECHPSGCISDLFIQMAIVMLLKQTISNMMEYLIPWVKCKLCKQQWRPRKRKMMLGEEEEDEDPCKRQWLSNYQLNEVNIFSLFDEFLEMVIQYSFTTIFVAAFPLAPLLAFCNNLLEIRLDAIKMRRLCRRMVPRKANDIGIWLQVLEAIGILAVIGNGLVIAITSDFIPVQVYKYLYSPCLLGNNTDMDCTTGYINHSLSIFRIQDFEPHTKVPKTLPDFVREEIKECRYRDYRNPDDYSYTAQFWHIFAARLAFLILFEHVALCVKLIAAWYVPDVPQWVKNQFLDRQHNDLRKELSMMDFSTDV